From Vitis vinifera cultivar Pinot Noir 40024 chromosome 14, ASM3070453v1, a single genomic window includes:
- the LOC104881439 gene encoding uncharacterized protein LOC104881439 has product MGTLVRSQHNVPIQVQDWNHVSEDVKEKIWALVLEKYELEETCKSYILQCCGNLFRSYRNKMKAKYYNPYNTDEERLCHRSPHLSDDDWRWLIHFWGTPEAKDISEKNKANRAKQVIKHTSGSKSYAQIQYEQAQKKEDRSEPNRIEMFALTHTRKDGTPVDDHSKEIMINFNNYYLNLRGHLLLLLHHLEHLHL; this is encoded by the exons TGGAATCATGTTAGTGAAGATGTGAAGGAAAAGATTTGGGCCTTAGTATTG gaaaaatatgaactagaagaaacatgtaagagctacattcttcaatgttgtggaaatttgtttagaagctacagaaataaaatgaaggccAAGTATTATAACCCTTATAATACAGATGAGGAGAGATTGTGCCATCGATCTCCACACTTATCGGATGATGATTGGAGATGGCTCATCCACTTTTGGGGTACACCTGAGGCCAAG gatatctcagaaaaaaacaaggcaaataGGGCAAAACAAGTGATAAAGCATACATCGGGATCAAAAAGTTATGCTCAAATTCAATATGAACAg GCACAAAAGAAGGAGGATCGAAGTGAGCCTAATAGAATTGAGATGTTTGCCCTAACACACACAAGAAAAGATGGGACGCCTGTTGATGATCATTCTAAGGAGATTATG ATCAATTTCAACAATTACTATCTCAACCTGAGGGGacatcttcttctacttctgcATCATCTGGAGCATCTACATCTGTAG